Proteins from one Malaya genurostris strain Urasoe2022 chromosome 2, Malgen_1.1, whole genome shotgun sequence genomic window:
- the LOC131427576 gene encoding uncharacterized protein LOC131427576 isoform X2, producing MRGSIVGIEDGLINAKSGTWHGILLELIDNLYASFIIGPLVVAYWRGTWNLMTDYIYPSDYATSLIISLGLGVVGHFLFHVLQPTFRRHLNPDRHRLLYYIGSRVYTEIYGTVCVNAWRGGWEMINLYTTHDVLYVVLITLSCALAMALLKGLRNISASPFVVVNDLCREYFDVPTYFKVSSSKEPGLYVLDCLFSVLVIGSLVVFVWRGLWVLLDLKLFPEDRALSAWSSVLIGYGVTGVTFSLQPLMRWACDRLTGVWRVIIADLFLFLSFIGTINVWRGVWALLDHYFLPDNRLLSDWITHSVSLLLLILLNCSNSVLVRGVYIDAEEPAGQCVVFPVYYIRLFFQKERNKKQRRLLEALGRVEYNNVTSVLLEKKPMKTEQNHQIIRNLDAVPLTIIDNPKTHGDHNSHENKQ from the exons ATGCGTGGGAGCATAGTTGGTATAGAGGATGGCCTCATCAATGCGAAGTCTGGCACCTGGCACGGGATACTGCTCGAGTTGATCGATAACCTATATGCATCGTTCATCATCGGGCCATTAGTGGTGGCCTATTGGCGCGGTACCTGGAATTTAATGACAGATTACATCTACCCATCGGATTATGCCACTAGTCTTATTATATCGCTAGGTCTCGGCGTAGTGGGACACTTCTTGTTTCATGTCTTACAACCGACGTTCCGGCGACACCTTAACCCCGATCGGCATCGACTGCTGTACTACATTGGCTCACGAGTGTACACCGAAATCTACGGCACGGTATGCGTAAATGCGTGGCGCGGAGGATGGGAAATGATTAATCTGTATACGACGCATGATGTGCTGTACGTTGTGTTGATAACGCTCAGTTGTGCACTGGCGATGGCACTACTGAAAGGCCTACGAAACATTTCCGCATCACCGTTCGTGGTCGTCAATGATCTTTGCAGAGAGTATTTCGATGTTCCAACATATTTCAAAGTGTCG aGCTCTAAGGAACCTGGACTGTATGTACTAGATTGCTTGTTTTCGGTGCTGGTCATCGGATCGTTGGTGGTGTTCGTTTGGCGAGGGTTATGGGTGTTGTTGGATTTAAAGCTATTTCCAGAAGATCGAGCATTATCGGCCTGGTCTTCAGTG TTGATAGGCTACGGTGTAACCGGCGTTACCTTTTCGTTGCAACCTCTAATGCGATGGGCGTGTGATCGATTAACAGGAGTATGGCGCGTCATCATTGCTGATCTTTTCcttttcctgagttttattgGTACGATAAATGTTTGGCGAGGAGTGTGGGCCTTACTGGATCATTATTTTCTACCAG ATAACCGACTTCTCAGCGATTGGATAACTCATAGTGTATCGTTACTGCTTCTCATTCTCCTGAACTGTTCAAACTCAGTATTGGTACGGGGAGTTTACATCGACGCCGAGGAACCGGCCGGCCAGTGTGTCGTCTTTCCAGTGTACTACATACGGTTGTTCTTCCAGAAGGAACGCAATAAGAAACAGAGAAGACTGCTGGAAGCGCTAGGAAGGGTTGAGTATAACAACGTAACTAGCGTACTCCTGGAGAAGAAACCGATGAAAACTGAACAAAATCACCAGATTATCCGAAACCTGGATGCCGTGCCACTAACAATAATTGATAATCCTAAGACCCACGGTGATCACAATTCGCATGAAAACAAACAGTGA